In the Vitis vinifera cultivar Pinot Noir 40024 chromosome 2, ASM3070453v1 genome, one interval contains:
- the LOC100265531 gene encoding protein SGT1 homolog, giving the protein MAVELERKAGVAFIDEDYKLAVDLFSKALKIRPNNAELLASRAQANIMLHDYLEAVGDAIKAIQLDPSMAKAYLRKGIACFKLEEYQTAKVALEKGVRFAQNDPRFAKLIKECNDCIAVENASITVGRGASTALAKPKYRHEYYQKPEEVVVTIFAKGIPENNVVVHFAVQTLSVAIEVPGLTPYYLHLRLFGKIIPDNSRYAVMSTKVEIRLAKAEALNWPSLEISDKDQRPTNPSSKAKVIDWDKLQAQIEEEEKEEELKDDATRNADTQRTMNKKT; this is encoded by the exons ATGGCGGTCGAACTTGAGCGCAAGGCAGGTGTTGCTTTCATCGATGAGGACTACAAACTCGCCGTCGATCTCTTCTCCAAGGCCCTTAAGATCAGACCTAACAATGCCGAACTCCTCGCCAGCAGAGCTCAGGCGAACATCATGCTCCATGATTATCTTG AGGCTGTCGGCGATGCAATCAAGGCGATTCAGTTGGATCCTTCAATGGCGAAGGCGTATCTGCGGAAAGG CATTGCTTGTTTTAAGCTTGAAGAATATCAAACTGCCAAGGTCGCCCTTGAAAAAGGTGTTCGATTTGCACAAAATGATCCAAGGTTTGCCAAGTTGATTAAAGAATGTAACGATTGTATTGCCG TGGAAAATGCTAGTATAACTGTTGGACGTGGTGCATCCACAGCATTAGCAAAACCAAAATACAG GCATGAATACTACCAGAAGCCTGAGGAAGTGGTTGTGACAATATTTGCAAAGGGTATACCAGAAAATAACGTGGTCGTTCACTTTGCTGTACAGACA TTAAGTGTTGCCATTGAAGTTCCTGGTCTGACTCCATATTATCTTCATCTTCGATTATTTGGAAAG ATCATACCTGATAACAGCAGATATGCAGTAATGTCCACCAAAGTGGAGATCCGCCTTGCCAAAGCTGAGGCCCTGAACTGGCCATCTCTTGAAATTAGCGACAAAG ATCAGAGGCCTACCAATCCATCTTCAAAAGCAAAAGTGATAGATTGGGATAAGTTGCAGGCCCAAATTGAGGAGGAG GAAAAAGAAGAGGAGTTGAAAGATGATGCAACTAGAAATGCAGACACTCAGAGGACTATGAACAAAAAAACTT GA
- the LOC100243215 gene encoding E4 SUMO-protein ligase PIAL1 produces the protein MTGATISLPTSVSNIAGVETTSTSYSASLANSFRLNAVLERLAMHVRSGHRILDGQRSTEEFHNLCLSLARGIDYSLANGEVPARVQDLPLLLKQICQRRNDLFLLGGIMVLMVSVKNACKVGWFTEKDTEELLTLVNEIGSNFCNLGDNNTEPISFHPTISKIMTRFYPRMEMGQILASREVKPGYGTFLVDFHISKSTKFSSQEKIRLFVAQTDNIETSSCIITPPQVNFLLNGKGVERRTNVFMDSGPQIPTNVTPMLKYGTNLLQAVGQFNGHYILAIAFMAVISSPDNPVLQDYVQPAVSMLHSDNEIVEGPSRISLNCPISRTRIKVPVKGHSCKHLQCFDFGNFVEINSRRPSWRCPHCNQYVCYTDIRIDQNMVKVLKEVGENVADVIISADGSWKAILESNDHVDQPRVGTLNSQQKGPDLQGSTSFSNASPNVWDLTEGDDEMNAFDACEIEDRKPFQSNIQGHSITTKQTMAPELNNATEVNQNAVSRVQDGFCSGILLSTYGSSTHSARSDAQFIGGTSQPSPANFLLPPVLTDAISPALNRGTEDIRGNTHLTTSTLHDQLPIPDSLQLQQAQFGHSIVSNEYGRFPTIPRHITRTPIAVQALPAQTQTSGPHHRSRTTLISMVPNGPNTVGSDMERPQQFSRSIFNPVQISDISASALQHHSMSQNWNQQVAGHPTTSQRPGPGAYRTSSGLPTEPQTLQQQQSPQARTHSNLLRSSAHHHSRSQVQQGGAQGRATHAVGTGISQNAQPMVAAQRAAQMTRMPLPVQNQTSRTGSAFPVNANGGRSTAGEQRGNIEGMVQAVSRPESLVDLASEQNWRPTGLMRGSLVGRAYNSALNQLVIQPTQPTQSTRPPTPITSPPPGFPPHLQALLTNIRTPLVPQAPNYPMTQPASTTGGSGILPERSLGLH, from the exons ATGACCGGCGCGACGATTTCTCTGCCGACGTCAGTGTCGAACATCGCCGGAGTTGAAACTACCAGTACGAGCTATTCGGCGTCGTTGGCCAACTCCTTCCGACTCAACGCCGTTCTCGAGCGACTAGCTATGCACGTTCGCTCTGGTCACCGAATCCTCGACGGCCAGCGGAGCACCGAGGAGTTTCACAATCTCTGCCTCTCACTCGCCAG GGGTATTGATTATTCACTTGCAAATGGTGAGGTTCCAGCTAGGGTTCAAGATTTACCTTTACTATTAAAACAG ATATGTCAACGTAGAAATGATTTGTTTCTACTTGGGGGTATAATGGTGCTAATGGTCTCTGTAAAG AATGCTTGTAAGGTTGGATGGTTTACAGAAAAGGATACTGAAGAGCTTCTGACTCTTGTAAATGAG ATAGGGAGCAACTTCTGCAATCTGGGAGATAATAATACTGAACCAATTTCCTTCCACCCcactatttcaaaaattatgacCAG ATTCTATCCACGAATGGAAATGGGCCAGATACTTGCTTCTCGTGAAGTGAAG CCTGGCTATGGAACATTTTTGGTCGATTTTCATATCTCAAAGAGTACAAAATTTTCTTCCCAAGAAAAAATA AGATTATTTGTTGCTCAAACAGATAATATAGAGACTTCTTCATGTATTATAACTCCTCCTCAAGTGAA ctTTCTGTTAAATGGAAAGGGAGTAGAGAGAAGGACAAACGTTTTCATG GACAGTGGACCACAGATTCCAACAAATGTAACTCCAATGCTAAAGTATGGAACAAATCTTCTTCAAGCTGTGGGCCAGTTCAATG GTCATTATATCTTAGCCATTGCCTTTATGGCTGTGATATCATCCCCTGACAATCCAGTGTTGCAAGATTATGTTCAGCCTGCTGTTTCTATGCTGCATTCAG ATAATGAGATAGTTGAGGGACCATCACGAATATCACTGAATTGCCCCATAAG CCGTACTCGTATTAAAGTTCCTGTCAAAGGACATTCATGTAAACATCTGCAG tgttttgattttggaaactTTGTGGAAATAAATTCAAGAAGACCATCATGGCGGTGCCCACACTGTAACCAGTATGTCTGCTACACTGACATTCGTATTGATCAAAATATGGTCAAG GTCCTGAAAGAGGTGGGAGAGAATGTTGCTGATGTGATTATCTCTGCAGATGGATCATGGAAGGCCATCTTGGAAAGCAATGACCATGTAGACCAACCACGTGTTGGAACCCTCAATTCCCAACAAAAAGGGCCCGACTTGCAAGGATCTACCAGCTTCTCAAATGCCTCTCCTAATGTTTGGGATCTTACTGAGGGGGATGATGAGATGAATGCTTTTGATGCTTGTGAAATCGAAGATAGGAAACCCTTCCAGTCTAATATTCAAGGTCATTCCATTACTACAAAGCAGACTATGGCACCAGAATTGAACAATGCAACTGAAGTGAATCAAAATGCTGTTTCTCGAGTACAGGATGGCTTTTGTTCTGGAATTCTTTTGTCAACTTATGGGTCTTCAACCCATAGTGCCCGGTCAGATGCCCAATTTATTGGTGGCACTTCTCAGCCCTCTCCTGCCAATTTTTTGCTGCCTCCAGTGTTAACTGATGCTATTTCTCCTGCACTTAATCGAGGAACTGAGGATATTCGTGGGAATACTCATCTGACAACCTCTACTCTGCATGATCAGTTGCCTATTCCCGATAGTTTGCAGTTACAGCAGGCACAATTTGGGCATTCAATTGTCAGCAATGAATATGGAAGGTTTCCAACAATTCCCAGACATATAACCAGAACTCCAATAGCGGTTCAAGCCCTTCCAGCTCAGACCCAAACATCCGGTCCACATCATAGATCAAGAACAACTTTGATTTCGATGGTACCCAATGGACCCAATACTGTTGGTAGTGACATGGAAAGGCCACAGCAGTTCTCGAGATCAATTTTCAACCCAGTTCAGATATCAGACATCAGTGCATCTGCATTACAGCATCACTCAATGTCACAG AACTGGAACCAACAGGTTGCTGGCCATCCAACTACAAGTCAACGTCCTGGTCCAGGTGCTTACAGAACTTCATCCGGGCTTCCAACCGAACCCCAGACTTTACAACAACAACAATCTCCTCAGGCAAGGACACATTCAAACCTATTGAGATCATCTGCTCATCATCACTCACGGTCCCAAGTTCAGCAAGGAGGTGCCCAAGGTCGTGCTACCCATGCAGTTGGCACTGGAATCAGCCAAAATGCTCAGCCTATGGTTGCAGCTCAGCGAGCAGCCCAGATGACCCGAATGCCATTGCCTGTTCAAAATCAAACATCCAGAACAGGCTCTGCTTTTCCTGTAAATGCCAATGGGGGTAGGTCAACAGCAGGGGAGCAGAGAGGTAACATAGAAGGAATGGTGCAAGCAGTCTCAAGACCTGAAAGCTTGGTGGATTTGGCATCAGAGCAGAACTGGCGCCCTACAGGGCTAATGCGTGGAAGCCTTGTTGGCCGGGCTTACAATTCTGCTCTTAACCAGCTAGTGATTCAGCCTACACAACCGACTCAATCTACGAGACCACCCACGCCTATCACTTCACCTCCACCTGGTTTTCCACCCCACTTGCAAGCACTCCTCACCAATATCAGGACTCCCCTTGTTCCTCAAGCGCCTAATTATCCAATGACCCAACCAGCTAGTACAACTGGAGGCTCGGGTATTCTTCCTGAGAGGTCTCTGGGGTTGCATTGA
- the LOC100256994 gene encoding serine/threonine-protein phosphatase PP1 isoform X2, whose product MDGELLDDIIRRLVDAKNGRTPRQVQLTEAEIRMLCVTSKEIFLSQPNLLELEAPIKICGDVHGQFSDLLRLFEYGGYPPEANYLFLGDYVDRGKQSIETICLLLAYKIKYKENFFLLRGNHECASINRIYGFYDECKRRFNVRLWKTFTDCFNCLPVAALIDEKIICMHGGLSPELKNLDQIRNIARPVDVPDQGLLCDLLWADPDKDIEGWGENDRGVSYTFGADKVTEFLQKHDLDLICRAHQVVEDGYEFFAKRQLVTIFSAPNYCGEFDNAGAMMIVDDTLTCSFQILKSTDKKGKLGFGNMLRPGTPPHKGKG is encoded by the exons ATGGACGGAGAATTGTTGGACGACATCATAAGGCGGCTTGTTGATGCGAAGAACGGGCGGACGCCGAGGCAGGTGCAGTTGACGGAAGCGGAAATCCGGATGCTTTGCGTGACGTCGAAGGAGATCTTCCTAAGCCAGCCGAATCTTCTTGAGCTTGAAGCGCCGATAAAGATTTGTG GAGATGTTCATGGTCAGTTTTCTGATCTTCTAAGATTGTTTGAGTACGGTGGGTACCCACCAGAAGCAAACTATTTATTCCTAGGAGACTATGTTGATCGTGGTAAACAGAGCATAGAGACGATATGCCTTCTCCTTGCATACAAGATCAAGTACAAGGAAAACTTCTTCCTCCTCAGGGGCAACCATGAATGTGCTTCCATCAACCGAATTTATGGGTTCTATGATGAATGTAAGAGGAGGTTTAACGTTCGCCTCTGGAAGACATTTACTGACTGCTTCAACTGCCTTCCTGTAGCCGCTCTTATCGATGAGAAGATCATTTGCATGCATGGAGGTTTATCTCCTGAATTAAAAAACTTGGATCAGATCAGAAATATTGCTCGCCCTGTTGATGTACCAGATCAGGGGCTTCTCTGTGATCTCCTGTGGGCAGATCCTGATAAAGATATTGAAGGTTGGGGAGAGAATGACAGGGGTGTGTCTTACACATTTGGGGCTGACAAGGTTACTGAATTCCTTCAGAAACATGACCTTGATCTCATTTGCCGAGCTCATCAG GTTGTGGAAGATGGGTATGAGTTTTTTGCAAAGAGGCAGCTAGTGACCATATTCTCGGCACCAAATTACTGTGGCGAGTTCGACAATGCTGGTGCCATGATGATTGTGGATGATACATTAACATGTTCCTTTCAGATCCTTAAATCAACTGATAAGAAGGGAAAACTAGGCTTTGGAAACATGTTGAGACCAGGAACGCCTCCTCACAAG GGTAAGGGTTGA
- the LOC100256994 gene encoding serine/threonine-protein phosphatase PP1 isoform X1, with amino-acid sequence MDGELLDDIIRRLVDAKNGRTPRQVQLTEAEIRMLCVTSKEIFLSQPNLLELEAPIKICGDVHGQFSDLLRLFEYGGYPPEANYLFLGDYVDRGKQSIETICLLLAYKIKYKENFFLLRGNHECASINRIYGFYDECKRRFNVRLWKTFTDCFNCLPVAALIDEKIICMHGGLSPELKNLDQIRNIARPVDVPDQGLLCDLLWADPDKDIEGWGENDRGVSYTFGADKVTEFLQKHDLDLICRAHQVVEDGYEFFAKRQLVTIFSAPNYCGEFDNAGAMMIVDDTLTCSFQILKSTDKKGKLGFGNMLRPGTPPHKVQEPHKIDEDIS; translated from the exons ATGGACGGAGAATTGTTGGACGACATCATAAGGCGGCTTGTTGATGCGAAGAACGGGCGGACGCCGAGGCAGGTGCAGTTGACGGAAGCGGAAATCCGGATGCTTTGCGTGACGTCGAAGGAGATCTTCCTAAGCCAGCCGAATCTTCTTGAGCTTGAAGCGCCGATAAAGATTTGTG GAGATGTTCATGGTCAGTTTTCTGATCTTCTAAGATTGTTTGAGTACGGTGGGTACCCACCAGAAGCAAACTATTTATTCCTAGGAGACTATGTTGATCGTGGTAAACAGAGCATAGAGACGATATGCCTTCTCCTTGCATACAAGATCAAGTACAAGGAAAACTTCTTCCTCCTCAGGGGCAACCATGAATGTGCTTCCATCAACCGAATTTATGGGTTCTATGATGAATGTAAGAGGAGGTTTAACGTTCGCCTCTGGAAGACATTTACTGACTGCTTCAACTGCCTTCCTGTAGCCGCTCTTATCGATGAGAAGATCATTTGCATGCATGGAGGTTTATCTCCTGAATTAAAAAACTTGGATCAGATCAGAAATATTGCTCGCCCTGTTGATGTACCAGATCAGGGGCTTCTCTGTGATCTCCTGTGGGCAGATCCTGATAAAGATATTGAAGGTTGGGGAGAGAATGACAGGGGTGTGTCTTACACATTTGGGGCTGACAAGGTTACTGAATTCCTTCAGAAACATGACCTTGATCTCATTTGCCGAGCTCATCAG GTTGTGGAAGATGGGTATGAGTTTTTTGCAAAGAGGCAGCTAGTGACCATATTCTCGGCACCAAATTACTGTGGCGAGTTCGACAATGCTGGTGCCATGATGATTGTGGATGATACATTAACATGTTCCTTTCAGATCCTTAAATCAACTGATAAGAAGGGAAAACTAGGCTTTGGAAACATGTTGAGACCAGGAACGCCTCCTCACAAGGTACAGGAGCCTCATAAAATAGATGAAGACATATCATAA